Proteins encoded by one window of Pseudomonas tructae:
- the pyrF gene encoding orotidine-5'-phosphate decarboxylase: MSACQTPIIVALDFPTRDAALKLADQLDPALCRVKVGKELFTSSASGIVETLVEKGFEVFLDLKFHDIPNTTAMAVKAAAEMGVWMVNVHCSGGLRMMTACREVLAQRSGPQPLLIGVTVLTSMEREDLVVIGLDIEPQEQVLRLAALAEKAGMDGLVCSALEAPALKAAHPSLQLVTPGIRPAGSAQDDQRRILTPRQALDAGSDYLVIGRPISQAADPAQALAAVVAQIRA; the protein is encoded by the coding sequence ATGTCCGCCTGCCAGACGCCCATCATTGTCGCCCTGGATTTTCCTACCCGTGACGCCGCCCTGAAGCTGGCCGATCAGCTCGATCCTGCCCTGTGCCGGGTCAAGGTCGGCAAGGAGCTGTTCACCAGCAGCGCATCGGGCATTGTCGAAACCTTGGTCGAGAAGGGCTTCGAAGTGTTCCTCGACCTGAAATTCCATGATATTCCCAACACTACCGCCATGGCCGTCAAGGCTGCCGCGGAAATGGGCGTGTGGATGGTCAATGTGCACTGCTCCGGTGGTTTGCGCATGATGACGGCCTGCCGTGAGGTGCTGGCCCAGCGCAGCGGCCCGCAGCCGCTGCTGATCGGTGTGACCGTGCTGACCAGTATGGAGCGCGAGGACCTGGTCGTTATCGGTCTGGACATCGAGCCGCAGGAACAGGTGCTGCGCTTGGCGGCTCTGGCCGAAAAGGCCGGCATGGACGGGCTGGTGTGCTCGGCCCTGGAAGCACCAGCGCTGAAGGCCGCGCACCCGTCGCTGCAATTGGTGACCCCGGGGATCCGCCCCGCAGGTAGCGCCCAGGACGACCAGCGTCGCATCCTGACCCCGCGCCAGGCCCTGGATGCCGGCTCCGACTACCTGGTGATCGGTCGCCCGATCAGCCAGGCTGCCGATCCGGCCCAGGCCCTGGCGGCAGTGGTCGCGCAAATCAGGGCTTAA
- a CDS encoding DUF2897 family protein — protein MPWYAWLILVLAIGSIVGGLMLLRDTAKKLPLTEEQLKRVHERNAEMDAKDAQDR, from the coding sequence ATGCCCTGGTATGCCTGGTTGATTCTGGTACTCGCCATTGGCTCTATTGTCGGTGGTTTGATGCTGTTGCGCGATACCGCGAAAAAGCTGCCCCTGACCGAGGAACAGCTCAAGCGGGTTCATGAGCGCAATGCTGAAATGGATGCCAAGGATGCGCAGGACAGATGA
- a CDS encoding MraY family glycosyltransferase: protein MIWWLLFITLSLAWTLTGLLRRYALARNLMDVPNQRSSHTVATPRGGGVAIVLAFLLALVFLLGNGQLSASAFYGLAGSGALVAIIGFLDDHGHIAARWRLLGHFSAASIALIFQGGLSPVLLFGTTYDLGIAGDVLAAVFLVWMLNLYNFMDGIDGLASVEAVTTCLSGALLYLLVAQPGEAFLPLMLAAATAGFLIWNFPPAKIFMGDAGSGFLGITLGVLVLSALAVDPALFWGWLILLGVFVVDATTTLLRRLLRGDRVYEAHRSHAYQYASRQLGSHRPVTLAVLFINVVWLLPLACSVSLGYLDGLLGVLVAYAGLFVLALKFKAGVKEN, encoded by the coding sequence ATGATTTGGTGGCTTTTGTTTATTACACTTTCATTAGCCTGGACCCTCACTGGCCTGCTACGGCGTTATGCGCTTGCGCGAAACCTGATGGACGTCCCCAACCAGCGTAGCTCCCATACGGTCGCTACCCCCCGCGGCGGCGGTGTGGCAATTGTTCTCGCTTTTCTGCTGGCATTGGTCTTCTTGTTGGGCAATGGTCAGCTTTCAGCGTCGGCGTTTTATGGCCTTGCAGGTAGTGGCGCTTTGGTCGCGATCATCGGTTTTCTTGATGACCATGGACATATTGCCGCGCGCTGGCGTCTGCTCGGGCATTTTTCCGCCGCGTCGATTGCGCTGATCTTTCAAGGCGGTTTGTCTCCTGTGCTGTTGTTTGGTACGACCTACGACCTGGGTATCGCCGGAGATGTGTTGGCAGCGGTATTTCTGGTTTGGATGCTGAACCTCTACAACTTCATGGATGGCATTGACGGTCTGGCCAGCGTCGAGGCTGTGACCACCTGTTTGTCCGGGGCTCTGCTCTACCTGCTCGTAGCGCAACCGGGGGAAGCGTTTCTACCTCTGATGCTTGCTGCGGCGACTGCCGGTTTCCTGATTTGGAACTTTCCACCTGCCAAGATTTTCATGGGTGATGCGGGTAGCGGGTTTTTGGGTATCACGCTGGGCGTCCTGGTACTGTCAGCACTCGCGGTAGATCCTGCACTATTCTGGGGATGGTTGATTCTTCTGGGTGTGTTTGTCGTTGACGCTACAACGACCTTGCTGCGTAGGCTGCTGCGAGGAGACCGAGTTTACGAGGCCCACCGTAGTCACGCCTATCAGTACGCTTCCCGGCAGTTGGGTAGCCATCGACCGGTCACCCTGGCGGTTCTGTTCATCAATGTGGTTTGGCTCCTGCCATTGGCCTGTTCAGTTTCGCTTGGCTATCTGGATGGGCTGCTCGGCGTTCTGGTGGCTTATGCAGGCCTGTTTGTATTGGCGTTGAAATTCAAAGCGGGCGTCAAAGAAAATTGA
- a CDS encoding NAD-dependent epimerase/dehydratase family protein: MSDLVLVTGGAGFIGSHLVPKILAAGKQVRILDCLSPQIHGHLPKDLEWLESPGIDFRRGSVTSLDDWSKALQGVSAVVHLAAETGTGQSMYEIARYNEVNSQGTALLFEALVKMSEHQVKRVVLASSRSVYGEGAYVSPALNGARVCPLARTGEALGKSEWEPVCPETGAALTLVATQESDQIAPSSFYAATKYAQEDLVRIGCQSMGIGFSIFRLQNVYGERQSLNNPYTGILSIFSTKIRRASELPLFEDGAESRDFVHVDDVTDAVLAGLTVDQAPNAVINVGSGIATSVKEVAEELSRAFGKEPNVVVTGQFRIGDIRHNYADITRLKNLLGVNPKVTLQQGLRRFADWVSQQPLPEDLLERANQELRDRKLMK, from the coding sequence ATGTCGGATTTGGTGCTGGTTACAGGAGGGGCGGGCTTCATTGGTTCGCACCTGGTCCCCAAGATTCTCGCCGCAGGCAAGCAGGTGAGGATTCTGGATTGCCTTTCTCCTCAGATTCATGGGCACCTCCCCAAGGACCTGGAGTGGCTCGAATCCCCGGGTATCGACTTCCGCCGCGGTAGCGTGACCAGCCTTGACGATTGGAGCAAGGCGCTGCAGGGCGTTTCGGCCGTTGTCCACCTGGCTGCCGAAACCGGCACAGGGCAGTCGATGTATGAAATTGCGCGCTACAACGAAGTCAACTCGCAGGGCACTGCATTGCTCTTCGAAGCGCTGGTGAAGATGTCGGAGCATCAGGTCAAGCGAGTCGTTTTGGCTTCCAGCCGTTCCGTCTACGGTGAAGGTGCGTATGTCAGCCCAGCCTTGAATGGTGCCCGGGTCTGTCCTCTGGCCCGTACGGGTGAAGCCTTGGGTAAATCCGAGTGGGAACCTGTGTGTCCAGAGACCGGTGCTGCGTTGACCTTGGTAGCGACCCAGGAATCCGACCAGATTGCACCTTCTTCTTTCTATGCGGCTACAAAGTACGCCCAAGAAGATCTCGTCCGTATCGGTTGTCAGTCGATGGGAATTGGCTTCTCTATTTTCCGCTTGCAGAACGTTTATGGTGAGCGTCAATCGCTCAACAATCCGTACACTGGAATCCTGTCAATTTTCTCCACCAAGATTCGCCGCGCAAGCGAGCTACCGTTGTTTGAAGACGGTGCTGAGAGTCGCGATTTCGTTCACGTCGATGACGTCACTGATGCGGTATTGGCGGGTTTGACAGTCGATCAAGCGCCTAATGCTGTCATTAACGTTGGCAGTGGTATCGCTACGTCGGTCAAGGAGGTCGCAGAAGAGCTCTCGCGCGCATTCGGAAAAGAACCCAATGTCGTTGTGACGGGGCAGTTCAGAATTGGTGATATTCGCCATAACTATGCGGATATTACGCGCTTGAAGAACCTGCTGGGAGTAAACCCCAAGGTGACGTTGCAGCAGGGCCTGCGCCGTTTTGCCGACTGGGTTTCGCAGCAACCGCTACCTGAAGATTTGCTGGAACGCGCAAATCAGGAACTCCGTGACCGTAAATTGATGAAGTAA
- a CDS encoding ComEA family DNA-binding protein produces the protein MRNSVLSYLLLPLFTAVSLSTYAAPPSELNPSPVVTTAQPVAKLDLNTADATTLQTTLIGIGKTKAEAIVSYREANGAFTSVDELLEIKGIGNALLERNRDKLTIH, from the coding sequence ATGCGCAATTCTGTCCTTTCTTACCTGCTGCTTCCGCTGTTTACAGCAGTGTCCCTGTCGACCTATGCGGCACCTCCCTCTGAGCTCAATCCCTCACCTGTCGTGACCACTGCGCAACCGGTGGCCAAACTAGATCTGAATACTGCCGATGCGACTACCTTGCAAACCACCCTCATCGGTATCGGTAAAACCAAGGCAGAGGCCATTGTTTCCTACCGCGAGGCTAATGGAGCCTTTACTTCGGTAGATGAGCTCTTGGAGATTAAAGGCATCGGCAATGCGTTGTTGGAGCGCAATCGCGACAAACTGACAATCCACTAA
- a CDS encoding CgeB family protein: MKYPLDNKKVLYIAPRFFGYENEIKNELERRGAKVDFLLDRPFESAFMKAVTRFRRDWVIGAANKYYRQSVSALNAAEYDFVFVISGQTLSAEVLEEWRSTFVNAKFVLYMWDSFANRQSALDNLKFFDSVLSFDRTDADKYGLRFRPLFFSSGFEQANTSSLDIDVSFIGTAHSDRYSVVSKVDRCLGHDVKKHWYLFLQAKWVYWAYLLINPTFRSAKIAHFKFESLAKQDVQAVFNSSKAILDVEHPHQTGLTMRTLETLGARKKLITTNSSVKTYDFYSEQNICVIDRLAPEIPNSFLHTEYKDVSPELYQKYRLEGWLDEILQAAEEDGIARK; this comes from the coding sequence GTGAAATATCCATTGGATAATAAAAAAGTTCTCTACATTGCACCGCGTTTTTTCGGGTATGAGAACGAAATCAAGAATGAACTGGAGCGTCGCGGGGCAAAAGTCGACTTCCTTCTGGATCGGCCTTTTGAAAGCGCTTTCATGAAGGCGGTCACCCGGTTTCGCAGGGACTGGGTTATCGGCGCGGCTAATAAGTACTACCGCCAATCCGTCTCAGCGCTGAACGCAGCCGAGTATGACTTTGTCTTCGTGATCAGTGGTCAGACGCTTTCGGCTGAAGTGCTGGAAGAATGGCGAAGTACTTTTGTCAACGCGAAGTTTGTTCTCTATATGTGGGACTCATTCGCCAATCGTCAATCGGCCCTTGATAACCTCAAATTTTTTGATAGCGTACTGTCGTTCGATAGAACAGACGCAGATAAGTACGGTCTGCGCTTTCGACCGCTGTTCTTTTCTTCGGGGTTTGAGCAGGCCAACACGTCCTCTCTGGACATCGATGTCAGTTTCATTGGTACAGCGCACTCGGACCGCTACTCGGTTGTTTCAAAGGTGGACCGCTGCCTGGGGCACGATGTCAAAAAGCACTGGTACCTGTTTCTCCAGGCGAAGTGGGTGTATTGGGCTTACCTGCTGATCAATCCGACATTTCGTTCGGCAAAAATAGCGCACTTCAAGTTTGAGTCCCTGGCCAAACAGGATGTTCAGGCAGTATTCAATTCCTCTAAAGCGATTCTCGATGTTGAGCATCCTCATCAGACGGGGTTAACCATGCGCACGTTGGAAACATTGGGCGCCAGGAAGAAACTAATCACTACCAATTCAAGCGTGAAAACTTACGATTTTTACTCGGAGCAGAATATCTGCGTCATTGACCGGTTAGCGCCAGAGATCCCCAATTCATTTTTACATACTGAATACAAGGATGTTAGCCCTGAACTCTACCAGAAGTACCGTTTGGAAGGATGGCTTGACGAAATTCTTCAGGCAGCGGAAGAAGACGGTATTGCTCGTAAATGA
- a CDS encoding polysaccharide biosynthesis protein, with the protein MVRNIRGTLLQLPRRQKRLLQVLADVLLVWGALWLAFVVRLGLDEMVNPILEHTWLFLSAPVVTIPLFIRLGMYRAVMRYFGNDALIVIVKAVTLSALILGVLVYWYSNHQTVVPRSIIFNYWWISLVMIGGLRLAMRQYFMGDWFTAAQHVPFAKRDDGLTKVAVYGAGAAGNQLVAALRMGRVMRPVAFIDDDASIADRVISGLQVYKPKHIMRMIEMSGAQEILLAIPSASRARRREILAYLEGFPLHVRSVPGFMDLASGLVKVDDIQEVDIADLLGRDAVPAQHDLLERCIAGQTVLVTGAGGSIGSELCRQILVLGPTTLLLFEHSEFNLYSVLSELEQRVARESLSVKLVPILGSIRDHEKLLDILTTWQVDTVYHAAAYKHVPMVEHNIAEGILNNVMGTLNTAQAALQAGVPNFVLISTDKAVRPTNVMGSTKRLAELTLQALSAESNPAFFGCASGEKHVNRTRFTMVRFGNVLGSSGSVIPLFHKQIKSGGPLTVTHPKITRYFMTIPEAAQLVIQAGSMGVGGDVFVLDMGEPVKIVELAEKMIHLSGLSVRSEKNPHGDLAIEFTGLRPGEKLYEELLIGDNVVATQHPMIMRANEDLLPWPFLKGKLSELLDALEKDDYARVRQLLRETVSGYAPDGEIVDWLYQQRRLRPR; encoded by the coding sequence ATGGTTAGAAACATTCGAGGCACCTTGCTTCAGCTACCTAGGCGGCAGAAGCGACTACTACAGGTCTTGGCTGACGTTCTCCTGGTTTGGGGCGCCTTGTGGCTGGCGTTTGTTGTCCGCTTGGGTTTGGATGAGATGGTCAATCCCATCCTCGAGCACACCTGGTTGTTTCTAAGCGCGCCGGTTGTGACGATCCCATTGTTCATTCGGCTTGGCATGTATCGCGCTGTCATGCGTTATTTCGGAAACGATGCGCTGATTGTTATTGTCAAAGCCGTCACCTTGTCGGCATTGATTCTCGGCGTCCTTGTCTATTGGTACAGCAATCATCAAACCGTCGTTCCCCGGTCGATCATTTTCAACTATTGGTGGATTAGCCTGGTCATGATTGGTGGCTTGCGCTTGGCCATGCGTCAATATTTCATGGGCGATTGGTTTACCGCTGCACAACATGTCCCCTTCGCCAAGCGGGACGACGGCCTGACGAAAGTTGCAGTTTATGGTGCTGGCGCCGCAGGTAATCAATTGGTTGCCGCTCTGCGCATGGGACGAGTTATGCGCCCGGTGGCCTTTATCGATGACGATGCCAGTATCGCTGATCGGGTCATTTCCGGCCTGCAGGTGTACAAGCCCAAGCATATTATGCGGATGATCGAGATGTCGGGTGCGCAGGAGATCTTGCTAGCCATCCCGTCCGCCTCTCGCGCCAGGCGCCGGGAGATTCTCGCTTACCTCGAAGGGTTCCCTCTGCATGTTCGAAGTGTGCCAGGGTTCATGGACCTCGCCAGTGGCTTGGTCAAGGTAGATGATATTCAGGAAGTTGATATTGCTGACTTGCTGGGGCGTGATGCTGTGCCTGCTCAGCATGACCTGCTGGAGCGCTGCATTGCCGGGCAAACGGTGCTTGTTACCGGGGCCGGCGGTTCAATCGGCTCCGAGCTTTGTCGACAAATCCTGGTCTTGGGCCCGACAACACTTCTGTTGTTCGAACACAGTGAGTTTAATCTCTACTCGGTATTGTCTGAGCTTGAGCAACGGGTCGCCAGGGAATCACTATCGGTAAAGCTAGTTCCCATTCTGGGGAGTATCCGAGATCATGAAAAATTGTTGGATATTCTCACCACCTGGCAGGTCGATACTGTTTATCACGCGGCAGCGTACAAGCATGTTCCGATGGTTGAGCACAATATCGCTGAGGGTATTCTCAACAATGTAATGGGGACGTTGAATACTGCCCAAGCAGCGTTGCAGGCCGGCGTGCCGAATTTTGTGCTGATTTCAACTGATAAAGCGGTCCGTCCAACGAATGTCATGGGCAGTACCAAGCGCTTGGCAGAACTGACGCTCCAGGCATTGAGTGCGGAGAGCAATCCTGCCTTTTTCGGTTGCGCCTCTGGCGAGAAGCACGTAAACCGCACCCGCTTTACCATGGTACGTTTCGGTAACGTACTGGGCTCTTCTGGCTCGGTTATCCCGCTGTTTCATAAGCAAATCAAGTCCGGCGGCCCATTGACGGTCACCCATCCGAAGATCACTCGCTATTTCATGACTATTCCGGAAGCCGCCCAGCTCGTTATTCAGGCAGGATCCATGGGAGTGGGCGGAGACGTTTTTGTGCTGGACATGGGTGAACCGGTCAAGATCGTCGAGCTTGCCGAGAAAATGATTCATCTTTCGGGCTTGAGTGTTCGTTCGGAAAAGAATCCACACGGCGACCTGGCAATTGAATTCACGGGCTTGCGGCCCGGCGAAAAGCTGTATGAGGAATTGTTGATCGGTGACAATGTTGTGGCAACCCAACATCCAATGATCATGCGGGCAAATGAAGATTTGCTGCCGTGGCCGTTCCTCAAGGGAAAACTCAGCGAGTTGCTGGATGCGCTCGAGAAAGATGATTACGCGCGTGTTCGTCAATTGCTGAGGGAAACAGTGAGTGGGTATGCTCCTGATGGCGAAATTGTTGACTGGCTGTACCAGCAGCGTCGCTTGAGACCACGGTAG
- a CDS encoding NADP-dependent oxidoreductase, producing MTAQTNRRFLLAKRPTGAVSRDDFTYEQVPVAQPAEGQILVKNLYLSLDPAMRGWMNEGKSYIPPVGLGQVMRALGVGEVIVSNHPGYAVGDHVNGALGIQDYFVGEPQGFYKIDPKLAPLPRYLSALGMTGMTAYFALLDVGAPKTGETVVISGAAGAVGSIAGQIAKLKGCRVVGIAGGAEKCQYLKDELGFDGAIDYKAEDVLEGLKRECPKGVDVFFDNVGGDILDAVLSRLNFKARVVICGAISQYNNKQAVKGPANYLSLLVNRARMEGFVVMDHAANYGKAAQEMAGWLASGQVKSKEDVVQGLETFPETLLKLFSGENFGKLVLKP from the coding sequence ATGACTGCCCAGACCAACCGCCGCTTCCTCCTCGCCAAACGCCCGACCGGTGCTGTCAGCCGCGACGACTTTACCTACGAACAGGTGCCGGTGGCACAACCTGCTGAAGGCCAGATTCTGGTGAAGAACCTCTACCTGTCCCTGGACCCGGCCATGCGCGGCTGGATGAACGAAGGCAAGTCTTATATCCCGCCGGTGGGCCTTGGCCAAGTCATGCGCGCCCTGGGCGTCGGCGAGGTAATTGTCTCGAATCACCCGGGCTATGCCGTCGGTGATCACGTCAATGGCGCGCTGGGCATCCAGGATTATTTTGTCGGCGAACCGCAAGGGTTTTACAAGATCGACCCGAAACTGGCGCCCCTACCGCGTTACCTGTCTGCCTTGGGCATGACCGGCATGACCGCCTACTTCGCCCTGCTCGATGTCGGCGCCCCAAAAACGGGAGAAACCGTGGTGATCTCCGGCGCCGCGGGCGCGGTCGGCAGCATTGCCGGGCAGATCGCCAAACTCAAGGGTTGTCGCGTGGTGGGTATTGCCGGTGGGGCCGAGAAGTGCCAGTACCTCAAGGACGAACTGGGCTTTGACGGGGCCATCGACTACAAGGCCGAAGATGTCCTGGAAGGACTCAAGCGCGAGTGCCCCAAAGGCGTCGACGTGTTTTTTGACAACGTTGGCGGCGACATTCTCGATGCCGTGCTCAGCCGCCTCAATTTCAAGGCCCGGGTGGTGATCTGTGGCGCCATCAGCCAGTACAACAACAAGCAGGCGGTCAAAGGACCGGCCAACTACCTGTCACTGCTGGTCAACCGCGCACGTATGGAGGGCTTCGTAGTGATGGACCATGCCGCCAACTATGGCAAGGCGGCCCAGGAGATGGCCGGCTGGCTGGCAAGCGGCCAAGTCAAGAGCAAGGAAGACGTGGTCCAAGGGCTGGAAACTTTCCCCGAGACGCTGTTGAAGCTGTTCAGCGGGGAAAATTTCGGCAAGCTGGTGCTTAAGCCCTGA
- a CDS encoding serine O-acetyltransferase, which produces MEQEDLGLRSVLVMDAKRHRELFGHTSSTSSFRLWCGMLSPRFAPVLLYRLAYACQSKGLRIGARFFSMLNTLVFGIEIATQCKIGPGLFFPHTHGTVIGALCIGKNAVIYQGVTLGARDLDFTFSELHRPVVGDNAYIGAGAKILGGVRIGDNVVVGANSVVLKSVEDNAVMAGVPAKIIKLRDL; this is translated from the coding sequence ATGGAGCAAGAAGATCTGGGGTTGCGCAGTGTGCTGGTAATGGATGCGAAGCGCCACCGTGAATTGTTTGGCCACACAAGTAGCACTTCATCGTTCAGGCTGTGGTGTGGGATGCTATCACCGCGCTTTGCCCCAGTCTTGCTCTATCGGCTTGCTTATGCGTGTCAGTCGAAGGGACTGCGGATAGGTGCACGCTTTTTTTCGATGCTCAATACGTTGGTGTTTGGTATCGAAATTGCGACCCAATGCAAGATTGGCCCGGGGCTATTTTTCCCTCATACACACGGTACCGTCATCGGTGCCCTGTGCATTGGGAAGAACGCCGTTATCTATCAGGGTGTCACCCTGGGCGCGCGCGACTTGGACTTCACCTTCAGCGAGCTTCATCGCCCTGTCGTAGGTGATAACGCCTACATTGGTGCAGGTGCCAAAATATTGGGCGGTGTTCGTATTGGTGACAACGTTGTTGTCGGCGCCAACTCGGTTGTACTGAAGTCGGTTGAGGACAACGCGGTGATGGCTGGCGTGCCGGCAAAAATAATCAAGCTCCGGGATTTGTAG
- a CDS encoding acyltransferase family protein, producing the protein MSLENSSKARKFRFDINGLRAWAVVSVVLYHFGIPGFNAGFVGVDIFFVISGFLMTSIIIEGLESNKGLSLFGFYLARAKRIVPALAALCVVLMVLGWFFLPAFEYGALGVQVISALGFFSNIKFWRETDYFSDASQDQWLLHTWSLSVEWQFYLLLPLLLWCVWRLKAGRPTALGVVLTLFFASLGLSALLSSSNPAFGFYLLPTRTWEMLAGSLVYFLAHRVSPRPRVRQIIELSGFLLIAVSIVVFDTRSVWPGWLATVPVLGTALIIFAARQDSIWTGTRIAQWLGNCSYSLYLWHWPIVVVLVYADLKGNMAATVAGLGLTLLLGWVSYAWIEKHSRDLLSRIGSFSSASVIAVFTLIIVVPCLLIKLQGGVVGRVPAPIDAVYNEASDKNPRLVECFSVGNKPVPGCTYGGENLGVIVIGDSHAASIMRALEHALPSKDLHVLDWSLNACPTVMGIKSTEDGERCGRFIEQAVKMQETLPAQAPVVILNRSSLYLMGPNEPGRENEVPVTPYYFSVPYAARTPEYQSALSQGVIDTACTLAKSRTVYMLRPIPEMKRSVPKLMGRALMFGKPLELSVSQDEYRERNRIAWDAQDAAAQKCGVKILDPTPYFCQNGLCNGAHGGIPLYYDDDHLSEKGAALLIPMFRTIFESPNASAIVDH; encoded by the coding sequence ATGTCACTAGAGAATTCGAGTAAAGCCAGGAAGTTTAGATTCGATATAAACGGCTTGCGCGCCTGGGCGGTCGTTTCAGTCGTGTTGTATCATTTTGGTATTCCTGGTTTTAATGCCGGATTTGTGGGTGTTGATATATTTTTTGTTATATCTGGTTTTTTGATGACCAGTATAATTATTGAAGGGCTTGAGAGTAATAAAGGCCTTTCTCTTTTTGGTTTCTATTTGGCGCGAGCCAAACGAATTGTTCCTGCATTGGCAGCGTTGTGTGTTGTTTTGATGGTCCTCGGTTGGTTCTTCCTGCCGGCCTTTGAGTACGGCGCGCTGGGGGTTCAAGTTATCAGTGCGCTGGGTTTCTTCTCGAACATAAAATTCTGGCGTGAAACCGACTATTTTTCTGATGCTTCCCAGGATCAGTGGTTGTTACACACGTGGTCACTGTCAGTAGAGTGGCAATTCTACCTGTTGCTGCCTTTGTTGTTGTGGTGTGTATGGCGACTCAAGGCAGGTCGGCCGACGGCGTTGGGTGTCGTGCTTACTCTGTTTTTTGCTTCGCTTGGGTTGTCGGCGTTACTGTCTTCCAGCAACCCCGCCTTTGGGTTTTACTTACTGCCTACACGCACGTGGGAAATGCTTGCAGGGTCGCTTGTTTACTTTCTTGCTCACCGTGTTTCGCCGCGACCGCGGGTTCGACAAATCATCGAGTTGTCTGGGTTTTTGTTGATCGCTGTGTCAATTGTTGTTTTCGACACCCGCAGTGTCTGGCCAGGTTGGTTGGCGACAGTCCCGGTGCTTGGCACGGCCTTGATTATTTTCGCCGCACGGCAAGACTCTATCTGGACCGGTACGCGCATCGCTCAGTGGTTGGGTAATTGCTCTTATTCTCTATACCTTTGGCATTGGCCGATAGTAGTAGTTCTGGTCTACGCGGATCTCAAAGGCAATATGGCGGCCACTGTAGCAGGGCTTGGGTTGACGCTGCTGCTGGGCTGGGTGTCGTATGCATGGATCGAAAAGCACTCTCGGGACCTGTTGAGTCGCATTGGTAGTTTTTCCAGTGCCTCGGTAATCGCGGTATTCACCCTGATCATTGTAGTTCCCTGTCTGCTCATCAAGCTTCAGGGCGGAGTGGTAGGGCGCGTACCTGCGCCGATCGATGCGGTCTATAACGAAGCCAGTGACAAGAACCCACGTCTGGTCGAGTGTTTTTCCGTCGGTAACAAACCTGTTCCAGGTTGCACATACGGTGGCGAAAACCTCGGTGTCATTGTCATCGGGGATAGCCATGCGGCCTCTATTATGCGTGCGCTTGAACACGCGCTGCCGAGCAAAGATCTTCATGTTCTGGACTGGAGCCTGAATGCGTGTCCGACAGTCATGGGTATAAAAAGTACGGAGGATGGTGAGCGCTGCGGTCGGTTCATTGAGCAGGCGGTGAAGATGCAAGAAACCTTGCCAGCACAAGCGCCGGTTGTAATTTTGAACCGTAGCTCTCTGTACCTCATGGGGCCGAACGAGCCTGGGAGGGAGAATGAAGTGCCTGTCACGCCTTACTATTTCAGCGTGCCGTATGCTGCGCGCACCCCGGAGTATCAAAGTGCCTTGAGCCAAGGGGTAATCGATACCGCTTGCACGTTGGCTAAATCGCGTACGGTTTATATGCTTCGGCCGATCCCGGAAATGAAGCGTTCGGTGCCGAAGCTGATGGGCAGGGCGCTGATGTTTGGCAAACCCCTGGAGCTGTCGGTATCCCAAGACGAGTACCGTGAACGCAACAGGATTGCTTGGGACGCCCAGGATGCGGCGGCGCAAAAGTGTGGTGTGAAAATTCTCGATCCGACACCGTACTTTTGCCAAAACGGCCTATGTAATGGTGCGCACGGAGGGATACCTCTGTATTACGACGATGACCATCTCAGTGAAAAAGGCGCTGCGTTGTTGATTCCGATGTTCCGGACAATTTTTGAATCGCCGAACGCCAGTGCCATTGTTGATCATTGA
- a CDS encoding SDR family oxidoreductase — translation MSMSFSGQVALVTGGAAGIGRATALAFAAEGLQVVVADLDAAGGEGTVELIRNNGGEALFVSCNVTREADVRQLMGRTLEAYGRLDYAFNNAGIEIEQGRLAEGSEAEFDAIMGVNVKGVWLCMKYQLPLLLAQGGGAIVNTASVAGLGAAPKMSIYSASKHAVIGLTKSAAIEYAKKKIRVNAVCPAVIDTDMFRRAYEADPRKAEFAAAMHPVGRIGKVEEIASAVLYLCSDGAAFTTGQALAVDGGATAI, via the coding sequence ATGAGCATGAGTTTTTCCGGCCAGGTTGCCCTGGTCACTGGTGGTGCTGCGGGGATTGGTCGGGCGACGGCGCTGGCGTTTGCCGCCGAGGGTTTGCAAGTGGTGGTGGCTGACCTGGATGCGGCGGGGGGCGAGGGTACGGTCGAGTTGATCCGCAACAATGGCGGTGAGGCTTTGTTCGTCAGTTGCAACGTTACCCGCGAGGCTGATGTACGGCAACTGATGGGGCGTACGCTCGAGGCTTACGGGCGCCTGGACTACGCCTTCAACAACGCCGGCATCGAGATCGAGCAGGGTCGCCTGGCCGAAGGCAGCGAGGCCGAGTTTGACGCAATCATGGGCGTCAATGTCAAAGGTGTTTGGCTGTGCATGAAGTATCAATTGCCGTTGCTGCTGGCCCAGGGCGGTGGCGCGATCGTCAACACGGCATCGGTCGCCGGGCTGGGGGCGGCGCCGAAGATGAGTATCTACAGCGCTTCCAAACATGCAGTGATTGGCCTGACCAAGTCGGCTGCGATCGAATACGCCAAGAAGAAAATTCGCGTCAACGCCGTGTGCCCGGCGGTGATCGACACCGATATGTTCCGCCGCGCCTATGAAGCCGACCCGCGTAAGGCTGAATTTGCCGCGGCCATGCACCCGGTCGGGCGCATTGGCAAGGTCGAGGAAATCGCCAGTGCCGTGCTCTACCTGTGCAGCGATGGCGCGGCCTTTACTACCGGCCAGGCCCTGGCGGTCGATGGTGGTGCCACGGCTATTTGA